In Syngnathus acus chromosome 21, fSynAcu1.2, whole genome shotgun sequence, one genomic interval encodes:
- the usp9 gene encoding probable ubiquitin carboxyl-terminal hydrolase FAF-X isoform X3: MTATTRGSPVGGNDSQGQAPDAQSQPPLPQNQTSSPNSSNENSPVSPPSEHGQGDGPPQLEEEEPAFPHTDLAKLDDMINRPRWVVPVLPKGELEVLLEAAIDLSKKGLDVKCEACQRFFRDGLTISFTKILTDEAVSGWKFEIHRCIITNTHRLVELCVAKLSQDWFPLLELLAMATNPHCKFHIYNGTRPSETVPAVAQLADDDLFARPPDPRSPKGWLVDLINKFGTLNGFQMLHDRFMSGEALNVQIIAALIKPFGQCYEFLTLHTVKKYFLPVIEMVPQFLENLTDEELKKEAKNEAKNDALSMIIKSLKSLASRVPGQEETVKNLEIFRLKMILRLLQISSFNGKMNALNEVNKVISSVSYYTHRHNPEEDEWLTAERMAEWIQQNHILSIVLRDSLHQPQYVEKLEKILRFVIKEKALTMQDLDNIWAAQAGKHEAIVKNVHDLLAKLAWDFSPEQLDHLFDCFKASWTNASKKQREKLLELIRRLAEDDKDGVMAHKVLNLLWNLAHSDDVPVDIMDQALSAHIKILDYSCSQDRDTQKIQWIDRFIEELRTNDKWVIPALKQIREICSLFGEAPQNLSQTQRNPHVFYRHDLINQLQNNHALVTLVAENLSAYMETMRQFSKEEQAEFDPQIVRPGSRYSHVQEVQERLNFLRFLLKDGQLWLCAPQAKQIWKCLAETAVFLCDREACFKWYSKLMGDEPDLDPDINKDFFENNVLQLDPSLLTENGMKCFERFFKAVNCREGKLVAKRRAYMMDDLELIGLDYLWRVVIQGSDDIASRAIDLLKEIYTNLGPKLQVNQVEIHEDFIQSCFDRLKASYDTLCVLDGDKDSINCARQEAIRMVRVLTVLKEYINECDSDYHEERTILPMSRAFRGKHITLIVRFPNQGRQVDDLDIWSHTNDTIGSVRRGILNRIKANAAHTKIELFIGGEVVDPADDRKLIGQLNLKDKTLITAKLTQVSTNMPSSPESSSDSSTGSPGNHGNHYGDGPNPEVESCLPGVIMSLHTRYISFLWQVADLGCQLNMPLLRDGARVLMKLMPPDNKTVENLRAVCLDHAKLGENSLSPSLDSRFFGPSPSQVLYLIEVVYALLMPASAALGEDASDFQYNFLKSGGLPLVLSMLTRNNFLPSADMETRRGAYLNALKIAKLLLTAVGFGHVKAVAEACQPTAEGNIPVSPINQATHDQALVLQSALQNIPNPASECMLRNVAIRLAQQISDENFFQTSKSIPDICVIREVQKIVWASGCGTVQLVFSSNEDISKIYEKTNAAKEPDEEDEQVCCEALEVMTLCFALMPTALDTLSKERAWQTFIIDLLLHCHSKSVRQMAQEQFFLMATRCCMGHRPLLFFITLLFTVLGTTAKERAKHAGDYFTLLRHLLNYAYNSNINLPNAEVLLNNEIDWLKRIRDEVKRTGETGVEETILEGHIGVTKELLAFQTPEKKYYIGCEKGGANLIKELIDDFIFPASNVYLQYMKSGEFPTEQAIPVCSAPASINAGFELLVALAVGCFRNLKQIVDTLTDMYYLGGETLTEWEYLPPVGPRPNKGFVGLKNAGATCYMNSVIQQLYMIPPIRHGILAIEGTGTDVDDDMSGDEKQENETNVDPRDEVFSYHHQFDDKPASKAEDRKEYNIGVLRHLQVIFGHLAASRLQYYVPRGFWKQFRLWGEPVNLREQHDALEFFNSLVDSLDEALKALGHPAMLSKVLGGSFADQKICQGCPHRYECEESFTTLNVDIRNHQNLLDSMEQYVKGDLLEGANAYHCEKCNKKVDTVKRLLIKKLPPVLAIQLKRFDYDWERECAIKFNDYFEFPRELDMEPYTVAGVAKIEGDDVNPESQVIQQNEPSEPTPVGSSKYRLVGVLVHSGQASGGHYYSYIIQRNGGDGEKNRWYKFDDGDVTECKMDDEEEMKNQCFGGEYMGEVFDHMIKRMSYRRQKRWWNAYILFYERMDSLDKDSELVKYISELTISTAKPHQVKMPGVIECSVRKQNVQFMHNRMQYSLEYFQFIKKLLTCNSVYLNPPPGQDHLLPEAEEIAMISAQLAARVLFSTGFHTKKVVRGPASDWYDALCILLRHSKNVRYWFAHNVLFAYPNRFSEYLLECPSAEVRGAFAKLIVFIAHFLLQDGPCPSPTASPGTSAQGCDNLSLSDHLLRAVLNLLRREVSEHGRHLQQYFNLFVMYANLGLAEKTQLLKLNVPATFMLVALDEGPGPPIKYQYAELGKLYTVVSQLVRCCDVSLRMQSSINGNPPLPNPYGDTNLTAPVMLVQQLVAEILFVRTSYVKKIIEDCSNSEETVKLLRFSCWENPQFSSTVLSELLWQVAYSYNYELRPHLDLLLQILLIEDSWQTHRIHNVLKGIPDDRDGLFDTIQRSKNHYQKRAYQCIKCMVALFSNCSVAYQILQSNGDLKRKWTWAVEWLGDELERRPYSGNPQYTYNNWSPPVQSNETSNGYFLERSHSARMTLAKACELCPEELKCTQGSPGKEPDEQEAPDDQDSSPPEDTSLYPHSPGTTQFQQNNHPHGQPYTGPAAQHMNNPQRPGPASAPPPGPTQAPTPVPAPGPGGPSPGPRAQENSESTEEIAPAPTPAPASTPAPALPKE; encoded by the exons ATGACGGCCACCACGCGTGGCTCTCCGGTGGGGGGCAATGACAGCCAGGGCCAGGCGCCTGATGCTCAGAGCCAACCTCCGTTGCCACAGAATCAG ACTTCGTCTCCTAACTCATCTAATGAGAATTCTCCAGTGAGCCCACCCAGCGAGCATGGACAAGGGGATGGACCTCcccagctggaggaggaggagcccgCCTTCCCCCACACTGACCTAGCCAAGCTAGATGACATGATCAACAG GCCTCGTTGGGTGGTTCCAGTTTTGCCAAAAGGAGAGTTAGAAGTCCTTTTGGAGGCTGCAATAGACCTCAGTAAAAAAG GACTGGATGTGAAGTGTGAGGCGTGTCAGAGGTTTTTCCGAGATGGTCTGACTATCTCGTTTACAAAGATTCTAACAGACGAGGCAGTCAGTGGCTGGAAGTTTGAGATTCAT CGGTGTATCATCACTAACACACACCGCTTGGTGGAGCTGTGTGTGGCAAAGCTCTCTCAGGACTGGTTCCCACTACTAGAGCTGCTGGCTATGGCCACCAACCCTCATTGCAAATTCCACATCTATAATGGCACGCGGCCCTCTGAGACCGTCCCTGCCGTAGCGCAGTTGGCCGATGATGACCTTTTCGCCAGACCACCCGACCCACGTTCGCCTAAG GGCTGGTTGGTGgacttaataaataaatttggcaCATTAAACGGGTTTCAAATGTTGCACGATCGCTTCATGAGCGGCGAAGCACTGAACGTCCAGATCATCGCTGCACTTATCAA GCCTTTTGGCCAGTGTTATGAGTTCCTCACCTTGCACACAGTGAAGAAATACTTCCTCCCTGTCATTGAAATGGTCCCCCAGTTCCTGGAGAACCTCACTGACGAGGAGCTTAAGAAAGAGGCCAAGAATGAAGCCAAAAACGACGCACTGTCCATGATAATCAAGTCTCTAAAGAGTCTTGCATCGCGCGTACCAGGGCAAGAGGAGACTGTGAAGAATTTAGAGATTTTTAGGTTAAAAATGATTCTTAG GTTATTGCAAATTTCTTCTTTTAATGGCAAAATGAATGCACTAAATGAAGTCAACAAAGTGATCTCCAGTGTGTCCTACTACACTCATCGGCACAACCCTGAGGAGGATGAATGGCTCACTGCAGAGCGCATGGCG GAGTGGATCCAGCAGAACCACATCCTTTCCATCGTCTTGAGGGACAGTTTGCACCAGCCTCAGTACGTCGAGAAACTGGAAAAGATCCTTCGCTTTGTTATCAAAGAGAAAGCTCTTACCATGCAGGATCTCGACAACATCTGGGCAGCACAG GCTGGGAAACATGAGGCTATTGTGAAAAATGTCCATGACCTCCTGGCCAAGCTAGCATGGGATTTTTCCCCTGAGCAGCTTGATCATCTATTTGACTGTTTCAAG GCAAGCTGGACGAACGCCAGCAAGAAACAGCGTGAGAAACTGCTGGAGCTTATCCGCCGCCTGGCCGAGGATGACAAGGACGGCGTGATGGCCCACAAGGTCCTCAATCTGCTGTGGAACCTGGCCCACAGCGATGATGTGCCTGTAGATATAATGGACCAAGCTCTGAGCGCTCACATCAAAATATTAGATTACAGCTGCTCACAG GACCGAGACACCCAGAAGATCCAGTGGATCGATCGCTTCATTGAGGAGTTGCGAACCAATGACAAATGGGTGATTCCCgccttgaaacaaatcagagAAATCTGTAGCCTTTTTGGAGAAGCGCCACAGAATTTAAG TCAAACCCAGAGGAATCCACATGTGTTTTACCGGCATGACCTTATCAACCAGCTGCAAAACAACCACGCTCTAGTTACGCTCGTGGCTGAGAACCTGTCGGCCTACATGGAGACAATGCGACAATTCTCCAAAG AAGAACAGGCAGAGTTTGACCCTCAGATAGTCCGACCAGGAAGCCGCTACAGCCATGTCCAGGAAGTGCAAGAACGACTTAACTTCCTGAG GTTCCTTCTTAAAGATGGCCAGCTGTGGCTCTGTGCCCCTCAGGCCAAGCAGATTTGGAAGTGTCTGGCTGAGACTGCAGTCTTCCTCTGTGACCGCGAGGCCTGCTTCAAATG GTACTCCAAACTTATGGGCGATGAACCCGACCTGGACCCAGACATCAACAAGGACTTCTTTGAGAATAATGTCCTGCAACTTGACCCGTCCCTGTTGACGGAGAATGGCATGAAGTGCTTCGAGAGGTTCTTTAAGGCCGTCAACTGCAGGGAGGGCAAACTGGTAGCCAAACGTAGGGCCTACATGATGGACGACCTGGAACTCATTGGCCTAGACTACCTTTGGAGG gtgGTAATTCAAGGAAGCGATGACATTGCGAGCAGAGCCATCGACTTGTTGAAGGAGATCTACACCAATCTTGGACCAAAATTACAAGTCAATCAG GTGGAAATTCATGAGGATTTTATCCAGTCGTGTTTTGACCGTCTGAAGGCCTCTTACGACACCCTGTGTGTGTTGGATGGAGATAAAGATAGCATAAACTGTGCCCGCCAGGAGGCAATCCGCATGGTGCGTGTTCTTACTGTGCTCAAGGAGTACATCAATGAATGTGACAGTGATTACCATGAAGAGAGGACCATCCTGCCCATGTCCAG AGCGTTCCGGGGAAAACATATCACGTTGATCGTGCGCTTCCCTAACCAGGGGCGCCAAGTGGATGACCTGGATATCTGGTCACACACCAATGACACAATTGGCTCTGTGCGCCGCGGCATCTTAAATCGCATCAAAGCGAACGCCGCACATACCAAGATAGAGCTCTTCATTGGAGGGGAGGTGGTTGACCCTGCTGATGACAGGAAGCTTATTGGACAACTGAACTTGAAAGACAAAACG CTGATCACAGCCAAGCTAACTCAGGTGAGCACCAACATGCCCTCCAGCCCGGAGAGCTCGTCCGACTCTTCCACCGGCTCACCAGGGAACCACGGCAACCACTATGGCGATGGGCCCAATCCTGAAGTGGAGAGCTGTCTTCCCGGCGTG ATCATGTCGCTGCACACGCGGTACATCTCCTTCCTGTGGCAGGTGGCTGACCTGGGCTGCCAACTCAACATGCCCCTACTTAGAGATGGAGCCAGAGTTCTCATGAAACTCATGCCTCCAG ATAACAAAACTGTGGAGAACCTGCGTGCTGTGTGTTTAGACCATGCCAAGCTCGGAGAAAACAGCCTCAGCCCTTCACTGGACTCCCGTTTCTTTGGCCCCTCACCCTCACAAGTGCTCTACCTCATTGAG GTTGTGTATGCTTTGCTGATGCCAGCCAGCGCCGCTTTGGGCGAGGATGCTAGTGACTTTCAGTACAACTTCCTGAAGAGCGGTGGCTTGCCACTGGTGTTGAGCATGCTCACCCGGAATAACTTCCTGCCGTCAGCCGACATGGAGACACGGCGCGGGGCTTACCTCAATGCACTGAAAATCGCCAAGCTCCTCCTCACTGCTGTAGGATTTGGTCATGTGAAAGCTGTGGCAGAGGCCTGCCAGCCCACCGCTGAGGGAAATATCCCCGTTTCCCCG ATTAATCAGGCCACTCACGATCAGGCTCTGGTGCTGCAGAGTGCCCTGCAAAACATTCCAAATCCTGCCTCAGAATGTATGCTGCGCAACGTAGCCATCCGCCTGGCACAGCAGATTTCTGATGAG AATTTCTTCCAGACATCAAAGTCTATTCCAGACATCTGTGTCATCAGAGAGGTACAGAAAATAGTGTGGGCCTCAGGCTGTGGCACGGTGCAGCTTGTCTTTAGTTCTAATGAAGATATCAGCAAGATATACGAGAAG ACGAACGCAGCTAAGGAGCCAGATGAAGAAGACGAGCAGGTGTGTTGCGAGGCCTTGGAAGTGATGACATTATGTTTTGCCTTGATGCCCACAGCCCTTGACACCCTCAGTAAGGAGAGGGCATGGCAAACCTTCATTATTGACTTGCTGCTACACTGCCACAGCAA ATCAGTGCGTCAGATGGCCCAGGAGCAGTTTTTCCTCATGGCAACCAGGTGTTGCATGGGCCACAGACccctccttttctttattaCCCTCCTTTTCACTGTTCTGGGG ACCACCGCTAAGGAGCGAGCTAAACACGCCGGGGACTACTTCACTTTGCTCCGGCATCTCTTGAACTATGCCTACAACAGCAACATCAACCTGCCAAATGCCGAGGTGCTGCTCAACAATGAGATTGACTGGCTCAAAAGGATAAGG GATGAAGTCAAGAGGACAGGCGAGACCGGTGTGGAAGAGACCATCTTGGAAGGCCACATTGGTGTCACCAAGGAGCTTCTTGCCTTCCAGACTCCTGAGAAGAAGTATTACATTGGCTGTGAGAAAGGAGGCGCTAACCTCATCAAG GAGCTGATTGACGACTTCATCTTCCCGGCGTCAAACGTTTACCTGCAGTACATGAAGAGTGGCGAGTTCCCCACGGAGCAGGCCATTCCAGTGTGCAGCGCCCCAGCCTCCATCAACGCTGGCTTTGAGCTCCTGGTCGCGCTTGCTGTCGGCTGTTTCCGCAACCTCAAGCAGATCGTCGACACGCTCACGGACATGTACTATTTGG GCGGTGAAACGTTAACAGAGTGGGAATACCTGCCTCCTGTGGGCCCACGGCCAAATAAAGGCTTTGTGGGTCTGAAGAACGCTGGGGCCACGTGTTACATGAACTCTGTAATTCAGCAGCTGTACATGATTCCTCCCATTCGCCACGGCATCCTGGCCATCGAGGGCACGGGAACCGATGTGGACGATGACATGTCAGGCGATGAGAAGCAGGAGAATGAG ACGAACGTGGATCCTCGTGATGAAGTGTTTAGCTATCACCACCAGTTTGACGATAAGCCTGCCAGTAAAGCAGAAGACCGGAAGGAGTACAACATTGGAGTTTTGCGTCACCTGCAGGTCATTTTTGGCCACCTGGCTGCTTCCAGACTGCAGTACTATGTCCCAAGAGGCTTTTGGAAGCAATTCAG GTTATGGGGTGAACCTGTGAATCTAAGGGAACAGCATGACGCTTTAGAGTTTTTCAATTCTTTGGTGGATAGTTTGGATGAAGCACTGAAGGCCTTGGGTCATCCCGCTATGCTTAGCAAAGTGCTAGGAGGCTCTTTTGCCGATCAGAAGATCTGTCAGGGATGCCCTCACAG ATATGAGTGTGAGGAGTCATTCACAACACTTAATGTAGACATCAGGAATCACCAGAACCTTTTGGACTCAATGGAGCAGTACGTCAAAGGAGATCTCCTTGAGGGAGCCAACGCATACCACTGTGAAAAGTGTAATAAGAAG GTGGACACAGTCAAGCGACTTCTGATCAAGAAGCTGCCGCCGGTCCTTGCTATCCAACTGAAGCGCTTTGACTATGATTGGGAGCGGGAATGTGCCATCAAGTTCAATGACTACTTTGAATTTCCGAGGGAGTTGGACATGGAGCCATACACAGTAGCGGGCGTGGCCAAGATTGAGGGCGATGACGTCAACCCGGAGAGCCAAGTGATCCAGCAGAACGAGCCCTCTGAACCCACCCCTGTGGGCAGCTCCAAGTACCGTTTGGTGGGGGTGCTGGTCCACTCGGGCCAGGCCAGCGGCGGACATTACTACTCGTACATCATCCAAAGAAATGGAGGCGATGGCGAAAAGAACCGCTGGTACAAGTTCGATGACGGCGACGTGACGGAATGCAAGATGGATGAcgaggaggagatgaagaaCCAGTGCTTTGGCGGCGAATACATGGGCGAGGTGTTTGATCACATGATCAAAAGGATGTCGTACCGAAGACAGAAACGATGGTGGAATGCCTACATCCTTTTCTATGAGCGTATGGACTCCCTAGACAAGGACAGTGAGCTTGTCAAGTACATCTCCGAGTTGACCATCTCCACTGCGAAGCCGCATCAGGTCAAGATGCCTGGTGTAATCGAGTGCAGCGTCCGCAAGCAGAACGTCCAATTTATGCACAACCGAATGCAATACAGCCTGGAATATTTCCAGTTCATTAAGAAACTTCTGACCTGTAACAGTGTCTATTTAAACCCTCCTCCAG GGCAAGACCACCTTCTGCCAGAGGCTGAGGAGATTGCTATGATCAGTGCTCAGCTGGCTGCTCGGGTCCTCTTTAGCACAGGCTTCCACACCAAGAAAGTAGTCAGGGGTCCTGCCAGTGATTG GTATGACGCCCTTTGCATCCTGCTGAGACATAGTAAGAATGTACGCTACTGGTTTGCACACAACGTCCTGTTTGCCTACCCCAACCGCTTCTCCGAGTACCTACTGGAGTGCCCGAGCGCTGAGGTGCGTGGCGCCTTTGCCAAGCTCATCGTTTTCATCGCTCACTTCTTGCTGCAAGACGGCCCCTGCCCCTCCCCCACTGCCTCGCCCGGAACATCTGCTCAG GGCTGTGATAACCTCAGTCTAAGTGACCACCTGTTAAGAGCTGTCCTCAACTTGCTCAGACGAGAGGTTTCCGAACACGGCCGTCACCTGCAACAGTACTTCAACCTCTTTGTCATGTATGCCAATCTGG GCTTGGCAGAAAAGACCCAGCTGCTAAAGCTGAATGTGCCTGCCACGTTCATGCTAGTAGCGCTGGACGAAGGCCCCGGCCCCCCCATCAAGTACCAGTACGCTGAACTGGGCAAGCTCTACACGGTGGTCTCTCAACTGGTCCGCTGCTGTGACGTATCATTGCGCATGCAGTCGTCAATCAATG GTAACCCCCCTCTGCCTAACCCCTACGGGGACACCAACCTGACAGCCCCGGTAATGCTGGTGCAGCAGCTTGTGGCTGAGATCCTGTTTGTGAGGACCAGCTATGTGAAGAAGATCATTGAGGACTGCAGCAACTCTGAGGAGACGGTGAAGCTTCTCCGCTTCAGCTGCTGGGAAAACCCCCAGTTTTCCTCCACTGTACTCAGTGAGCTACTGTGGCAG GTGGCATATTCCTATAACTATGAGTTGAGGCCTCACTTGGACTTGCTGCTACAAATCCTTCTCATTGAGGACTCCTGGCAGACTCACAG GATCCATAATGTTCTGAAGGGAATTCCCGATGACAGGGATGGTCTCTTTGACACCATCCAGCGTTCCAAAAACCACTATCAGAAACGGGCATACCAGTGCATCAAGTGTATGGTGGCCCTCTTCAGTAATTGCTCTGTGGCTTACCAGATCCTCCAG AGTAACGGTGATCTGAAACGAAAGTGGACGTGGGCTGTAGAGTGGCTCGGCGACGAGCTCGAGAGGCGGCCATACTCCGGCAACCCGCAGTACACGTACAACAACTGGTCACCTCCGGTCCAGAGCAATGAAACGTCCAACGGTTACTTCCTGGAGCGCTCGCACAGCGCACGCATGACTCTTGCCAAGGCCTGCGAACTTTGTCCTGAGGAG CTCAAGTGTACTCAGGGAAGCCCAGGGAAG GAGCCAGATGAACAGGAAGCCCCTGACGATCAAGACTCTTCGCCGCCTGAGGACACTTCTTTGTACCCACACTCTCCTGGAACGACACAGTTTCAGCAG AACAACCACCCACATGGGCAGCCATACACTGGCCCCGCCGCGCAGCACATGAACAACCCTCAGCGCCCCGGCCCTGCCTCAGCTCCACCCCCGGGCCCCACGCAGGCTCCGACTCCAGTTCCAGCCCCAGGCCCCGGCGGCCCCAGCCCAGGCCCGAGAGCACAAGAGAATTCGGAGAGCACGGAAGAGATAGCCCCTGCCCCGACCCCAGCCCCCGCCTCCACCCCGGCTCCCGCCCTGCCTAAGGAATAA